Proteins found in one Arachis stenosperma cultivar V10309 chromosome 8, arast.V10309.gnm1.PFL2, whole genome shotgun sequence genomic segment:
- the LOC130944196 gene encoding (+)-neomenthol dehydrogenase-like: MVSAADSIQRYAVVTGSNKGIGLETVKGLASNGVKVVLTARDEKRGYEAVEKLRRECGFSNELVIFHQLDVTDSSSIASLVKFVKFQFGRLDILVNNAGINGFDSADLIGSIIKWKELNQTYDMAEKCLTTNYYGAKETTEAFLPLLQLSTSPMIVNVSSTAGLLQHISNEWAKGVLDDTENLTEDLIDKVLREFMKDFKEGSLKTKGWPTYLSAYMLSKAAMNSYTRLLARKHPKFCVNCVCPGFVKTDINRNTGILSVENGAASVVRLALLPSGSPSGYFFAMQELSSF, encoded by the exons ATGGTTTCAGCGGCAGATTCCATACAAAG GTATGCAGTAGTTACAGGTTCAAACAAAGGGATAGGGTTGGAAACTGTTAAAGGGTTGGCATCAAATGGTGTGAAGGTTGTTCTGACAGCAAGAGATGAGAAAAGGGGATATGAAGCTGTtgagaaattgaggagagaGTGTGGTTTCTCTAACGAACTTGTGATCTTTCACCAGCTTGATGTAACTGATTCTTCTAGCATTGCATCATTGGTGAAATTTGTGAAATTTCAATTTGGAAGACTTGATATCTTG GTGAACAATGCAGGAATCAATGGTTTCGATTCAGCTGATCTTATAGGATCAATAATTAAGTGGAAAGAGCTTAATCAAACTTATGATATGGCTGAAAAATGCTTAACAACAAACTACTATGGTGCTAAAGAAACAACTGAGGCATTTCTTCCTTTGCTTCAGTTATCCACTTCACCTATGATTGTCAATGTTTCTTCCACAGCAGGGTTGTTACAG CACATATCAAATGAATGGGCTAAAGGGGTGCTAGATGACACCGAAAACCTCACAGAAGATCTAATAGACAAGGTACTAAGGGAGTTCATGAAAGATTTCAAAGAAGGTTCATTGAAAACCAAAGGCTGGCCAACCTATCTGTCTGCATATATGCTCTCAAAAGCAGCCATGAATTCTTATACAAGGCTTCTGGCACGGAAGCATCCGAAATTCTGTGTTAATTGCGTCTGTCCAGGTTTTGTAAAAACGGACATTAACCGAAATACCGGAATCTTATCGGTTGAAAATGGTGCTGCTAGTGTTGTTAGATTAGCATTGTTGCCTAGTGGTTCACCTTCTGGCTACTTCTTTGCTATGCAAGAATTgtcaagcttttga